The DNA region TATACGAAAACATAATTGCAGCTGAGCTAGCATATAATTACCAGCACTATATTGCTGTTCTGAATGTGAATCATGATTGCCTGAAGTATTGTGCAACAAGTCTATTGATTGTGAAAAGAGCCATGAACGTGATATATTGatgaacaaaatttgatgtaCAAACTTACAAGGTTATTAACTCTTACATTACTTCACGTCTTTTTTCAAATGTATGTAGACAGTACACAATCTGTTACCAGTTTGTGATGGATGGCCACGGCCACCTCTCTGGCTAAGACTGAGCAAGCGTTATGTCAGACACTGACAGAGTTCCTGACTGATCAACATCCAGATCTTCAAACTCTTCTAGAAATAGTGAAATATCTTCTTGACTTATCTTCCCCATCTCTTTCAGTTTATATATGATGAAGTCCGAagcactataaaaaataaattaggaaAAAGAGCATAAGTTGTACATTAAGACTTAAAAAAACCAGTATGTATGTTAGAGACAGCTTGTGGAGAAACCATAAAAAGTAGTAACAAAGATGACCATTTCAAGAAAAATGTGCTTCAAATAGAAAACACACAACTTACTCAACAACCCCATCATCGTCAATATCAGCTGCTTCAAGATCTACACTTGTCATCTTCCGAGTGCGAACCCAATTGGCCAGTGCCCTTTGTCTCATTTCAGTGCTAAGCTCAGCAATGTAGAGAAAAAACTGAGCTAAGGTAATAGTACTAGTCAATATCCAAATTACTGCAAAAGCACGCCCCACTTCTGTTGAGAAACTCTTATCTCCATAGCCCAGGGTTGTGATGGTAGCACATACACAATAAAATGCATCAACAAGGTCTAATTTTTCAACAGTAGCTAGGAAGATTGTCCCAATAATTATAAGCACCAAAAGAAGGATAAAGACTGTTAAACATTTATATCTCGCTTTGTTGGTCTCTACCTCTTTTAGAATTTCAGTGGTACCAACATTATGAGTCATATGTAAGGCCTTAACAAGTAATATTTCTTGCTTCTCTACTAAATAGTCTGCTGCTTTGCTCAGGGTTAGTCCAATCAGAGCCATTCCAGTGAAAACAAAGGCACAAGCAAGTAGTTTTGTAAGGGTACTATCAGGAACCAGGTCTCCATACCCAACAGTTGTCATTGTCACAACACAAAAATACACAGCATCAAGAAATCCATTTGTTTTCTTCCCCTCAATCTGGTTCCTAACAAGAAGGAAGGTTACAGCTCCTACACCTAAGTAAACAGCCAAGAATACGGCTACTTGCTTAAAACTTGGATGTAGCTTCCCAGAAATGGATTCAGTGCGTGGAATCCGGCCAATCCCTTTTGTTTCTGGAGGAACAAATTCTGCAAGAGGAGCACTTTTACAACGGCGATATCTTCTTCTCTTCagagaatttttctttttggtttgaacTGAAGGATCTACCATTCCTGACAGCAAGGGCTCTTCCACACCATTAGAGGCCATTAATATTTAACAAAAGAG from Castanea sativa cultivar Marrone di Chiusa Pesio chromosome 6, ASM4071231v1 includes:
- the LOC142638286 gene encoding two-pore potassium channel 1-like; protein product: MASNGVEEPLLSGMVDPSVQTKKKNSLKRRRYRRCKSAPLAEFVPPETKGIGRIPRTESISGKLHPSFKQVAVFLAVYLGVGAVTFLLVRNQIEGKKTNGFLDAVYFCVVTMTTVGYGDLVPDSTLTKLLACAFVFTGMALIGLTLSKAADYLVEKQEILLVKALHMTHNVGTTEILKEVETNKARYKCLTVFILLLVLIIIGTIFLATVEKLDLVDAFYCVCATITTLGYGDKSFSTEVGRAFAVIWILTSTITLAQFFLYIAELSTEMRQRALANWVRTRKMTSVDLEAADIDDDGVVDASDFIIYKLKEMGKISQEDISLFLEEFEDLDVDQSGTLSVSDITLAQS